A window of the Scleropages formosus chromosome 21, fSclFor1.1, whole genome shotgun sequence genome harbors these coding sequences:
- the epc2 gene encoding enhancer of polycomb homolog 2 translates to MSKLSFRARALDAAKPLPVYRTGDLPDLIDCLSINRAVPQMPTGMEKEEELEHHLQRAISAQQVFREKKENMVIPVPVAESNITYYDRLYKGEFGIPKQLIHIHPFNLDIEQPDYDMDSEDETLLNRLNRKMEIRPIQFEIMMDRLEKTSGNQLITLQEAKLLLNEDDYLLKSVYDYWVRKRKNWRGPSLIPRVKQEKRDGSTNNDAYVAFRRRTEKMQTRKNRKNDEASYEKMLKLKRHFSRAVTILELIKRREKAKRELLHLTLEVVEKRYQMGDFDGELLNEVTGPLTEKSIYHTPISLLNGNHHNIENKIKHQHHTSEKDNSHLELPRPKRRYLKKAKPEPFRQQVRSGHWPAISKCDIKQYDFHSSGDEDDPQSSLSEPEEENDPDGMFAFRRKAGCQYHAPQVDQSNAVLWDHPELAGVQTLSRTHCLTVLSVPRRCVGLVRRRVGRGGRVIMDRVSSELDLVLRPLDPDLLTASPNTEESNLTDNSVWSSACQRTPNKANSLMEALANIRACRWRCYRPRPRQDGDRELHCPLGNGRKIPQWTVKSRASGASLGLQSPSISGVLGAITVEQFQSHRQQLAQMQKQQLAQLQQVPRHSVEPEQHNTETPGLLDAVSQTLDSVSAQFAASAVVSALRPGGCDSTKDNKYNNSNINGILQSSGTSRALQGANTALSVSSPAATPVHLLRTVPSAGGGTNHLLPVLGSSTHQSLPGAVAACLSSVTMVSPVSLHLSTRTSAPLPSALKLARVAARVTPTSTMSSIARESHEPERLALNGISENTVAMEVT, encoded by the exons ATGAGCAAACTCTCGTTCCGCGCGCGAGCGCTAGACGCCGCCAAACCGCTGCCCGTCTACAGGACTGGGGACCTGCCGGACCTCATCGACTGTCTTTCCATCAACCGGGCCGTGCCGCAGATGCCAACGGgcatggagaaggaagaggagttG GAGCACCATCTGCAGAGAGCCATATCAGCACAGCAGGTGTTcagggagaagaaggagaataTGGTCATCCCAGTGCCCGTGGCTGAGAGCAACATCACCTACTATGACCGCCTGTACAAGGGGGAGTTTGGGATTCCCAAGCAGCTCATCCACATCCACC CATTCAATTTAGATATTGAGCAGCCCGACTATGACATGGACTCTGAGGATGAGACTCTCCTTAACAGATTGAACCGAAAGATGGAGATTAGACCCATCCAGTTTGAAATTATGATGGACAGGCTGGAAAAAACTAGCGGGAACCAG CTCATCACTCTTCAAGAGGCCAAACTACTGCTGAATGAAGATGACTACCTGCTCAAATCTGTGTACGACTACTGGGTGCGAAAGAGGAAGAACTGGCGAGGGCCCTCGCTCATCCCTCGGGTGAAGCAGGAGAAGAGGGACGGCTCCACCAACAACGATGCCTACGTGGCCTTCCGGCGCCGCACAGAGAAGATGCAGACAAGGAAG AACCGCAAGAACGATGAGGCCTCATATGAGAAGATGTTGAAACTAAAGAGGCACTTCAGTAGGGCTGTCACCATCCTTGAGTTGATCAAACGGAGGGAGAAGGCCAAGCGAGAGCTGCTGCACCTCACCTTGGAGGTGGTGGAGAAGAG ATATCAGATGGGAGACTTTGATGGAGAGCTTCTTAATGAAGTAACCGGGCCACTCACAGAGAAGTCTATATATCACACTCCAATATCTCTGCTTAATGGAAATCACCAtaacatagaaaataaaattaag CACCAGCACCATACCTCAGAGAAGGACAACTCCCATCTTGAGCTTCCCCGCCCAAAGAGACGTTACCTAAAGAAAGCCAAGCCGGAGCCATTCCGACAGCAGGTCCGCTCTGGGCACTGGCCCGCCATCAGCAAGTGTGACATCAAGCAGTATGATTTCCACAGCTCTGGCGATGAAGATGACCCACAG TCTTCACTGTCAGAGCCGGAAGAAGAGAATGACCCCGATGGGATGTTTGCGTTCAGGAGGAAAGCTGGTTGTCAGTACCATGCT CCCCAGGTAGACCAGAGCAATGCTGTCCTATGGGATCACCCTGAGCTGGCAGGGGTGCAGACGCTGAGCCGCACGCACTGCCTTACGGTGCTATCCGTCCCGCGTCGCTGCGTGGGCCTCGTCCGCCGGCGGGTGGGCCGCGGCGGCAG AGTCATCATGGACCGTGTTTCTTCAGAACTGGACCTGGTGCTGAGGCCTCTGGATCCAGACCTGCTGACTGCGTCTCCTAACACAGAAGAATCCAACTTGACTGACAATTCAGTGTGGAGCAGTGCTTGCCAAAGGACCCCTAACAAAGCCAACTCACTGATGGAGGCCCTTGCCAACATTCGAGCGTGCCGCTGGCGCTGCTACCGGCCTCGTCCCAGGCAAGATGGGGATAGGGAGTTGCACTGCCCGCTGGGGAATGGCAGGAAGATACCACAGTGGACTGTGAAGAGCAGGGCTTCGGGAGCCTCTTTGGGCCTGCAGAGTCCCTCCATCAGTGGAGTATTAG GTGCCATCACCGTGGAACAGTTCCAAAGCCATCGGCAGCAGCTGGCACAgatgcagaagcagcagctcgcTCAACTGCAGCAGGTTCCGCGGCACTCTGTAGAGCCAGAGCAGCACAATACAGAG ACCCCAGGCCTGCTGGATGCTGTGTCACAGACTCTCGACTCAGTCAGCGCCCAGTTTGCTGCTTCAGCTGTAGTCAGCGCTCTTCGACCAGGAGGCTGTGACTCCACCAAGGACAACAAATACAATAACAGCAACATAAACGGCATTCTCCAGTCTTCAG GAACCTCAAGAGCTCTTCAGGGTGCCAACACAGCTCTGAGTGTGAGCAGTCCAGCAGCAACCCCCGTCCACCTCTTAAGGACTGTCCCCAGTGCTGGTGGCGGCACTAACCACTTGCTTCCGGTGCTGGGGTCCTCCACCCACCAGTCCCTACCTGGGGCAGTGGCCGCCTGCCTCAGCTCAGTAACCATGGTGTCTCCCGTCAGCCTGCACCTCAGTACTCGCACCTCCGCACCCTTGCCATCTGCCTTAAAGCTCGCCAGGGTCGCCGCCAGGGTCACGCCCACCAGCACCATGAGCAGCATTGCAAG GGAGAGTCATGAACCAGAAAGACTTGCTCTAAATGGAATATCGGAGAACACGGTGGCAATGGAGGTGACATAG